GATGCCGGTGCTGGACGCCGCAACCAGCGCCACCTTCCCCTTCAGGCCCAGCTCCACGCTCTCGCCCGCCCCCTCCCCTCAGGCCGGCCGGGTCTGGATCCACTCCTGCAGGACCTGGAGGCTTGCGGCCGGGGTCTCCAGGAACTCGACGCCGGTCCGGTAGATGAGCACCTGCTCCGGCCCCCCGCGGCTCTGGATCTGGTGGATGCCGCTGCGGATCACCCGGCAGCGGAGGCGCACCTCCTGGCCGGAGGCCGAGATCACCAGCACGTAGGGTTGACCGATCCGGACGGCGTGGGCGTGCTCCAGCAGGGCCCCCGTGGTGCTGAGGTTCACCAGGGTGCCTTCCGCGCTGGTGAAGATGGTCCCCCCCAGCGGCTCCCGGAG
This is a stretch of genomic DNA from Candidatus Methylomirabilis sp.. It encodes these proteins:
- a CDS encoding PilZ domain-containing protein; this encodes MGETPYEERRRAPRIVLREPLGGTIFTSAEGTLVNLSTTGALLEHAHAVRIGQPYVLVISASGQEVRLRCRVIRSGIHQIQSRGGPEQVLIYRTGVEFLETPAASLQVLQEWIQTRPA